One region of Olleya sp. Hel_I_94 genomic DNA includes:
- a CDS encoding DoxX family protein, with protein MNYIIIALQIIVGISILNVWLIQNNKATKWRGGNAKTLLEEFRVFGLSKQMCYIVGFFKVTLAVLLICAIWFPVLKQPAAFGLAVLLSGSVVMHFKINDPLIKSFPATFLLTLCLIIAFI; from the coding sequence GTGAATTATATAATTATTGCTCTTCAAATTATAGTAGGTATAAGTATACTTAACGTATGGCTAATACAAAATAATAAAGCAACAAAATGGCGAGGCGGAAATGCAAAAACTTTATTGGAAGAGTTTCGCGTTTTTGGACTATCAAAGCAAATGTGTTACATCGTTGGTTTTTTTAAGGTAACTCTTGCTGTTTTATTAATTTGTGCTATTTGGTTTCCTGTTTTAAAACAACCAGCAGCATTTGGATTAGCTGTACTTTTATCGGGATCTGTGGTAATGCATTTTAAGATAAATGATCCATTGATAAAATCTTTTCCTGCAACGTTTTTATTAACCTTATGCCTAATTATTGCTTTTATTTAG
- a CDS encoding DoxX family protein, translated as MNLLNLAILLSSCAFLFYGINCLYSLKMKDEFKRFGLDKQRVLTGILQILGALGLILGFFLSPILTLIASAGLTILMMSGFIVRIKIKDSIAQALPSLIFALINLYICVEYYYKITSY; from the coding sequence ATGAATCTTTTAAATTTAGCAATACTATTATCTAGTTGTGCCTTTTTATTTTATGGTATTAATTGCCTGTATTCTCTGAAAATGAAAGACGAGTTTAAAAGATTTGGCTTAGACAAACAAAGAGTCCTAACAGGCATTTTACAAATATTAGGAGCTTTAGGCTTAATTTTAGGTTTTTTCCTGTCTCCAATACTAACATTAATAGCTTCTGCTGGATTAACAATTTTAATGATGTCAGGGTTTATTGTTAGGATAAAAATAAAAGACAGTATAGCACAAGCCTTACCATCGTTAATCTTTGCACTTATAAACTTATATATTTGTGTAGAATATTATTACAAAATTACTTCGTATTAG
- a CDS encoding ATP-binding protein: MKNDYQDPLGTHSEQLKTNKLNYLKQLEKDKIIERQIRFQELLISISTQYINSDLSDIDNLINTSLQQICEFVESDRSYIFSYNFIDNTTSNTYEWCAQGIEPELDNLQQVPLEYFPQWVEAHKKGEAFFVEDVSLLPKDGEHGLRAVLEPQGIKSLITIPKFKNKELIGFIGFDSVKQINKFNDQEKDILFVFANMLVNIIQRKENEERLKEQEAKKEELLQFLSRQNEELNEYAHVVSHDLKAPLINIHTLISWFMDDHKDILEDVALTPLHQVLFNVEKMDFLIKGILDYSTIDRLEAEDKSIDFNVIVDEVIQTLLVPTYVTITVQPNLPSINGNAWRFKQVFQNLIQNAIKYGNPEKGSIQVGYTDHDDHYQFFVKDNGIGIKSDYYDKIFKVFTKLESTGSSSGIGLSIVKKIITYYKGAIWVDSQEGVGTTFYFTLLKN, from the coding sequence ATGAAAAATGATTATCAAGACCCTTTAGGAACCCACTCAGAACAACTTAAAACCAATAAATTAAATTATTTAAAACAATTAGAAAAAGATAAAATTATAGAGCGACAAATTCGTTTTCAAGAGTTACTAATTAGTATATCTACACAATATATTAACTCTGATTTATCGGACATTGATAATTTAATTAATACTTCTTTACAACAAATATGCGAGTTTGTAGAGTCTGACAGAAGTTACATTTTTTCATACAATTTTATAGACAACACCACGTCTAATACTTACGAGTGGTGTGCACAAGGTATTGAACCAGAATTAGATAATTTACAGCAAGTCCCATTAGAATATTTTCCGCAATGGGTTGAAGCACATAAAAAAGGGGAAGCCTTTTTTGTGGAAGATGTCAGTTTATTACCAAAAGATGGCGAGCATGGTTTACGTGCTGTTTTAGAGCCACAAGGCATTAAAAGCTTAATAACGATACCTAAGTTTAAAAACAAAGAATTGATAGGTTTTATAGGATTTGACTCCGTTAAACAAATCAATAAATTTAATGATCAAGAAAAAGATATCCTTTTTGTATTTGCTAACATGCTAGTAAATATTATTCAACGAAAGGAAAATGAAGAACGTCTTAAGGAGCAAGAGGCTAAAAAAGAAGAATTATTACAGTTTTTATCACGTCAAAATGAAGAATTAAATGAATATGCTCATGTTGTATCACACGATTTAAAAGCACCATTAATAAATATCCATACGCTAATAAGTTGGTTTATGGATGACCATAAAGATATATTGGAGGATGTAGCATTAACACCATTACATCAAGTGTTGTTTAATGTAGAAAAGATGGATTTTTTAATCAAAGGAATTTTAGATTACTCAACCATTGACAGACTTGAGGCAGAAGATAAATCTATTGATTTTAATGTAATCGTAGACGAAGTTATACAAACATTATTAGTGCCAACTTACGTTACCATAACAGTACAACCAAACTTACCTAGTATAAATGGTAATGCTTGGCGATTTAAACAAGTGTTTCAAAATTTGATACAAAATGCCATAAAATATGGTAATCCAGAAAAAGGAAGTATACAAGTTGGTTACACAGATCATGATGATCATTATCAGTTTTTTGTCAAAGACAATGGTATTGGTATTAAATCTGATTATTACGACAAAATTTTTAAAGTCTTTACTAAATTAGAAAGTACAGGATCATCCTCTGGTATAGGTTTGTCCATTGTAAAAAAAATAATTACTTACTATAAAGGGGCTATTTGGGTTGACAGTCAAGAAGGTGTTGGAACCACTTTTTATTTTACGTTATTAAAAAACTAG
- a CDS encoding NAD(P)/FAD-dependent oxidoreductase — MKKQDYKIHIIGAGISGLIAATVLEKNGLSPVIIESTDRVGGRVKTDIVEGYQLDHGFQVLLTAYPAAQKYLNLEALQLQTFIPGASIFKNGKQNSIGDPLRDKSLLFSTVFARVGTLSDKFKILKLNIKLKKKSLSEIFSSKEQTTKSYLIDFGFSSKMINDFFNPFFSGIFLENKLETSSRMFEFVYKMFGQGDAALPKGGMQAIPKQLSNNLRRTTFKFNTKVATVNDSEIILEDGQKIKSDFTIIATEPSKLVNKLNKKVTEWQSCDTLYFETESKVINKPLIGLIPEKDAVINNIFYHTSLESDLKGNKELLSVTVVDNQNLSSDKLIQRVQTELKQYCGIDVIKLIKHYKIPMSLPKIQNLQYNLLPSQTRLTDTIFLAGDVQLNGSLNAAMIAGEKAAHGVLDNL, encoded by the coding sequence GTGAAAAAACAGGATTATAAAATACATATAATTGGTGCCGGAATTAGTGGTTTAATTGCTGCAACGGTTTTAGAAAAAAATGGATTATCTCCTGTTATTATTGAATCGACTGATAGGGTTGGAGGCCGAGTAAAAACAGATATTGTAGAAGGTTATCAATTAGATCATGGTTTTCAGGTATTATTAACTGCTTATCCTGCTGCACAAAAATATCTTAATCTTGAAGCCTTACAATTACAAACGTTTATCCCAGGAGCTTCAATTTTTAAAAATGGAAAACAAAATAGTATTGGAGATCCTCTCAGAGATAAGTCATTATTATTTTCGACGGTATTTGCTAGAGTAGGAACCCTTTCTGATAAATTTAAGATTCTGAAACTTAATATTAAATTAAAGAAAAAATCACTTTCAGAAATATTTTCAAGCAAAGAACAAACCACAAAATCCTATTTAATAGATTTTGGTTTTTCTTCAAAAATGATAAATGACTTTTTTAATCCTTTTTTTAGCGGAATCTTTCTAGAAAACAAATTAGAAACCTCTAGCAGAATGTTTGAATTTGTATATAAAATGTTTGGTCAAGGTGACGCAGCGTTGCCAAAAGGAGGAATGCAAGCCATACCAAAACAATTATCAAATAATTTAAGGCGTACCACGTTTAAATTTAATACAAAAGTGGCAACTGTTAATGATAGCGAAATAATTCTTGAAGATGGGCAAAAGATTAAAAGTGATTTTACCATTATAGCAACAGAACCAAGTAAATTAGTAAACAAACTAAACAAAAAAGTAACAGAATGGCAGAGCTGTGATACTTTGTATTTTGAAACTGAAAGTAAAGTTATTAATAAACCTTTAATTGGTTTAATCCCTGAAAAAGATGCAGTAATAAATAACATTTTTTATCACACTAGCCTTGAATCCGATTTAAAAGGTAACAAAGAGTTGCTATCTGTTACTGTTGTAGATAATCAAAACTTGTCTTCAGATAAATTGATACAACGTGTTCAAACCGAATTGAAACAGTATTGTGGTATTGATGTCATTAAACTTATCAAGCATTACAAAATCCCAATGTCTTTACCTAAAATACAAAATTTACAATATAACCTTTTACCATCACAAACGCGTTTGACTGATACAATTTTTCTAGCAGGAGATGTTCAATTAAATGGGTCTTTAAATGCTGCTATGATAGCAGGAGAGAAGGCTGCACATGGTGTTTTGGATAATTTATAA
- a CDS encoding ArsO family NAD(P)H-dependent flavin-containing monooxygenase: MKIYETLVIGGGQAGLSVAYFLRRYKIEYLILDDQDQAGGSWTNTWDSLKLFSPTQFSSLSGWGMPEGESEYPSKTSFIEYLKQYEIRYNLNIKRSTKVTAVHKTAFGYKLETNTGTYYCKTLVSATGTAQNPYIPTYPKQEMFLGTMIHSSEYKNADSYTNKSVLIVGGGNSGAQVLAEVSKVAKTQWVTINEPNFLPDDIDGRYLFNDATDKFYGKTGNTNAGLKTSLSDIVMVQSVKEARGRGALTSKRPFSSFYDNGVVWDNEDKTAVDAVIWCTGFKANLKHLESLDIIENNKIETSYTKCKKLPNLWLVGYGSWTGFASATIYGVGKTARHTVNNIVSILRS; the protein is encoded by the coding sequence ATGAAAATATACGAAACACTTGTTATTGGTGGTGGTCAGGCAGGTTTGTCTGTCGCCTATTTTTTAAGACGTTATAAAATTGAATATTTAATTTTGGACGATCAAGATCAAGCAGGTGGATCATGGACAAATACTTGGGACAGTTTAAAGTTGTTTTCTCCAACACAATTCAGCTCATTATCTGGTTGGGGAATGCCTGAAGGCGAATCCGAATATCCTAGTAAAACGAGTTTTATTGAGTATTTAAAGCAATATGAAATACGTTATAATTTAAATATTAAAAGAAGTACTAAAGTAACCGCTGTACATAAAACAGCGTTTGGCTATAAACTTGAAACAAATACGGGAACGTATTACTGTAAAACCTTAGTTAGTGCTACAGGAACTGCGCAAAACCCTTATATACCAACATATCCTAAGCAAGAGATGTTTTTAGGAACCATGATACATTCTTCAGAATATAAAAATGCAGATTCCTATACTAACAAAAGTGTATTAATAGTAGGAGGCGGAAACTCGGGAGCACAAGTTTTAGCAGAAGTTTCTAAAGTTGCAAAAACCCAATGGGTTACTATAAATGAGCCTAATTTTTTACCTGATGATATTGACGGTCGCTATTTATTTAATGATGCTACAGATAAGTTTTATGGAAAAACAGGTAATACTAATGCGGGTTTAAAAACATCGTTAAGCGATATTGTCATGGTACAAAGCGTAAAAGAGGCTAGAGGTAGAGGTGCACTAACGTCTAAACGTCCTTTTTCTTCTTTTTATGATAATGGAGTTGTTTGGGACAATGAAGATAAAACTGCAGTTGACGCAGTGATTTGGTGCACTGGTTTTAAGGCTAACTTAAAACATTTAGAGTCCTTGGATATTATTGAAAATAATAAAATAGAGACCAGTTATACTAAGTGTAAAAAATTACCAAATTTATGGTTAGTTGGTTATGGTAGTTGGACTGGATTTGCATCTGCGACTATTTACGGTGTCGGCAAAACAGCAAGACATACTGTTAATAATATAGTTTCGATTTTAAGATCTTAA
- a CDS encoding Lacal_2735 family protein — MFGIFKKKSEKEKLQAKYETLLKEAHTLSTTNRKLSDQKTFEAEEVMKQLEKLN; from the coding sequence ATGTTCGGAATATTTAAAAAGAAATCAGAAAAAGAAAAATTACAAGCTAAATATGAAACGCTTTTAAAAGAAGCCCACACGTTATCTACTACCAACAGAAAACTAAGTGACCAAAAAACGTTTGAAGCTGAAGAAGTTATGAAACAGTTAGAAAAACTTAATTAA
- a CDS encoding outer membrane beta-barrel protein, producing MKQFGIVLTALLISGLSFAQLEVSLSTGYAVGSAGMKLGETVNLSETENAYGSYGEGANVQLRGTYYFNESFGVDLGLGYLHGTDQTVSEVNVPNREVDAVARARAFGASTSIVYKFTNNIYGRFGALLKLGGKTEAVVYDKSVLSQAEADAFGIPLGSYSETNYKEDFHGHFPLGFVGALGYKFNLNDNLNLFVEAEYYGISLKR from the coding sequence ATGAAACAATTTGGAATAGTGTTAACAGCACTATTAATTAGTGGTCTATCATTTGCTCAATTAGAAGTCTCTTTAAGTACAGGTTATGCTGTTGGAAGTGCTGGAATGAAATTAGGAGAAACAGTTAACTTATCAGAAACTGAAAACGCTTATGGTAGTTATGGAGAAGGTGCAAATGTACAACTAAGAGGGACTTATTATTTTAATGAGTCTTTTGGTGTAGATTTAGGTTTAGGATATTTACATGGTACTGACCAAACGGTATCCGAAGTTAATGTTCCAAATCGTGAAGTAGATGCTGTTGCTAGAGCACGTGCTTTTGGAGCATCAACATCTATAGTATATAAATTTACAAACAATATTTATGGTCGTTTTGGTGCTTTATTAAAATTAGGAGGAAAAACTGAAGCTGTAGTATATGATAAATCAGTACTTTCTCAGGCAGAAGCTGATGCTTTTGGAATCCCTTTAGGGTCTTACTCTGAAACGAATTATAAAGAAGATTTTCATGGACATTTTCCATTAGGATTTGTAGGTGCTTTAGGTTATAAATTTAACCTAAATGATAACTTAAATTTATTTGTTGAAGCTGAGTATTACGGAATTAGCTTAAAGCGTTAA